GGCGGGCATCGCCCCGTACGCGAGGCCCACGCCGCCGCTGGTCACGAGCGTGACCATCATGACGCCCCAGGCGGACCCCATCAGCGCCAGCGAGACGAAGTAGCCGGCCGCCAGCACCAGCGCGCCGCAGACCAGCGTGAACTTCGGGCCGCGGGCGTTGGTGAGCTTCCCGCCGAGCGGCGAGACCAGCATCATCGTCAGACCGCCGGGCGCCATCCACAGACCTGCCGCGAGCATCGACTGACCGAGGCCGTAGCCGGTGGCCTCCGGGAACTGGAGCAGCTGCGGCATCACCAGCATGCTCGCGTACATGCCGAAGCCGATGAAGACGGAGGCGAGGTTGGTCAGCAGCACCCTGGGGCGGGCCGTGGTGCGCAGGTCGATCAGCGGGTCGGTGGTGCGCACCTCCCACAGGCCCCAGCCGGCCAGCGCCACGACGGCGGCGGCGAACAGACCGAGCGTGGCACCGGAGGCCCAGCCCCAGTCGGCGCCCTTGGAGACGCCGAGCAGCAGGCAGACCAGGCCGATGCCGAGGCCGATCGCGCCCGGCAGGTCGAAGCGCTGGCCCTTCGCGCCCGCCGGGACGTCCGGGACGAGCGTGTAGATCAGGACGGCGACGACGGCGGCCAGTGCGGCGGAGCCCCAGAACAGCACACGCCAGTTCGCGTACTGGGCGACCGCGGCGGCCAGCGGCAGGCCGATCGCACCGCCGATGCCCATGGAGGCGCTGACCAGCGCGATGGAGCCGCTGAGCTTCTCGGCGGGCACGACGTCCCGCAGCAGCGCGATGCCGAGGGGCACCATGCCCATGCCCATGCCCTGGAGACCGCGGCCCACGATCATCGTCACCACGTCGGAGGCGAACGCGCAGACCACCGAGCCGACGACGAGCGGCACCGAGCACGCGAGCAGCATCCGGCGCTTGCCCAGGAGGTCGCCGAGGCGGCCGACGACGGGCACGCACACGGCCGCCACCAGCAGCGTGACCGTGATCACCCAGGCCGCGTTCGAGGACGAGGTGTCCAGGATCTGCGGCAGTTCGGCGATCAGCGGCGTGACCAGCGTCTGCATGATCGCCGCCGTGGTACCGGCGAAGGCCAGCGTGGCGATCACGGCGCCGGGACGGGCCGCGGGCTGGGGGGCGATGGCGCCCATGGGGACTCCTCGGGAAAGGGGTGCGTGAGGGTGTGCATCGTACATGCGATGTGCATCGTACATGCGATGTGTATTGCGCACATGACATGGCCCATGCACACCGGCATGCCAGGATGGATGCATGGAGACGCCCGCCCACGAGGTCGAGTACGAGCAGATGCTGCTGAGCCGTCACACGTTCCTGAACCAGCGGGGCGGCCGCCGCAAGAACAGCGTTCTGGAGCGCAGCGCCTACGTCCTGCTGAGCCGGATCCGGGTGCAGGGGCCCATGTCGATCGGGGAGCTCAGCGACGCCTTCGGCCTGGACGTCTCCACCCTCAACCGGCAGACGGCGGCGGCGATGCGCGCGCGGCTGATCGAGCGCATCCCCGACCCGGAGGGCGGGATGGCACGCAAGTTCCGGCTCACCGACGAGGGGCTGCGCCTGCTGGACGCGGAGCGGGAGGGGATCATCGACATCCTGGACCAGGTGATGCACGACTGGTCCGACGACGACATCGCCGCCTTCGCGGGGTACCTCCGGCGCTTCAACAACGGCATCGAGGCCATCGGCGGACGCCCCTGGCCGCGCCCGTAGCGAGACGGACGCCGCCCGGGGAGGTCGACGCGGGCGGCACGGGCCCCGCGATCGACACGGGCCGCGCGACCCGAACGGGCCCTCGCGTCAGGAGGCGCCCGGCGCGGCGGACGAGGCAGCGGCCGCACCCAACTCCCGGATTTCCCCGCCAAGTTTGGGCTGGAACCGCGTCAGCAGCTCGGGCTGCGCGCTGACCGCCCAGCGGGAGCCGACCAGGTACCGGCCGCCGTAGATCGCCGCGGCGTCGAGCCAGGTCTCCTTGTGCCGCTCCTCGGGGAACGTGGTGATGAGGTAGCCGGCCCCCTCGGCCTGACAGACGCCCTGCCGCAGCTCAGCCGCCTCGATGCGGATGGAGGCAGTGCAGCCGGTCAGCCCGGCGATCACCTCGACCTTCGCCGGCGCCACGACCCCGGCCGCGGGCCCGGGCCCTTCACCCCGGCCCCGTGACCCCGGCCCGTAAGCCCGGCCCGCGGGGTCGGCACGCCGCGGGCACCGCCGGTCTGCCTAAGGTGGAGGGGATCGCCACGCGCCCGGGAGACCCCATGATCGGTATCCGCCGCAAGAGACCTGCCGGCGCCCTCGACGCCGTCGACGCCATCGAGCCCCCGGGCAACGCCGAGACGGTCGTCGGCGTGCTCACGGTGACGGTGCTGGTCGAGGTGCTCGGCGTGCTGTCCGGGTCCGAGGTGTGGCTGCTCGGCCTCCTGGTCTTCCTGCCGGGGACGGCGTCGGCGCTGTGCACCGTGCAGCAGACCAGGTTCGTCGCCGCGTGGACCACCCTGTTCGTCTCCCTCACCCTGTTCCTGCGGGCCGGCGACGGGGCCAGGTGGCTGGACCGCAGCCTCCTGGTGCTGCTCACCCTGGTGCTCGGGGTCGTCTCCGTGTACGCCTGCCACCGGCGCATCGCTCGGGAGCAGGAGATGCTGCGCCTGCGCTCCACCGCCGCCGCCATGCAGCGGCACATCCTGCATCCGCTCCCCCTGCTCACCGACGACGTCCTCGTCAACGGCGTCTACGAGCCCGTGCAGGAGGACCGGCTCGTCGGCGGTGACATCTACGACGTGGTCGACTCGCCGTGGGGCACGCGGGTGCTGATCGGGGACGTCCAGGGCAAGGGCCTGGCCGCGGTGGGCGCCGCGTTCGCCGTCATCGGCGCCTTCCGCGAGGCGGCCTACCGGGAGGCCACGCTCACCGCGCTCGTCGACGCCCTCGACGCCGCCGTCGTCCGGCACAACTCCTACGCCGAACAGACCGGCGACGACGAACGGTTCGTGACCGCGCTCATCGTCTGCGTCGACGCGGACGACGAGGCACAGGTCGTCAACTGCGGCCACATACCCCCGCGTCTGGTGCACGAGGGGGCCGTCACCACGGCCGCGGTGGACCCGGGCGTCCCGCTCGGGCTCGCCGAACTGGCCGTCGAGCCCACGACGGTGGACTGGTTCGCTTTCCCCGACGGCGCCACACTGGTGCTGACCACCGACGGGCTCACCGAGACCCGGGCCGCCGACGGCACGTTCTACCCGCTCGACGAGCGGCTGATGAAGCACCTCGACCGCTCCCCCACCGAACTGCCCGGGGCCCTGCACGAGGACGCGCGCGGCTTCGCCGGGGACGGCCGCCGCCACGACGACGTCGCCGTCCTGACCGTCCGCAGGGCGCCGCGTCGATGAATCCGGCCCCCGGCCACCGCGAGGCGGGCCCCGGCCGGCATGCGCGCGCCCGCGGCCTCACGGCGGCGGGCGCGGTCGAGCGGGCCGGTCAGTCCTCGCCCTCGAGGTCCCCCTCCGTCTCCAGGTACACCTGCCGCAACTGCTCCAGCACCGCCGGGTCGGGCTTCGCCCACATCCCGCGCGACTGCGCCTCCAGCAGTCGCTCGGCGATGCCGTGCAGCGCCCACGGGTTGGCCTGCTGGAGGAACTCGCGGTTCGTCGGGTCCAGGACGTAGGTCTCGGTGAGCTTGTCGTACATCCAGTCGGCGACCACGCCGGTGGTGGCGTCGTAGCCGAACAGGTAGTCCACGGTGGCGGCGAGCTCGAAGGCGCCCTTGTAACCGTGGCGGCGCATCGCCTCGATCCACTTGGGGTTCACGACCCGGGCGCGGAAGACGCGGGAGGTCTCCTCGACGAGCGTGCGCGTGCGGACCGTCTCGGGGCGGGTGGAGTCGCCGATGTACGCCTCGGGTGCGGTGCCCCGCAGGGCGCGGACGGTGGCGACCATGCCGCCGTGGTACTGGAAGTAGTCGTCGGAGTCGGCGATGTCGTGCTCGCGCGTGTCGGTGTTCTTCGCGGCCACCGCGATCCGCTTGTACGCCGTCTCCATCTCGTCGCGGGCCGGACGACCGTCCAGTTCGCGGCCGTAGGCGTAACCGCCCCACACCGTGTAGACCTCGGCGAGGTCGGCGTCGGTGCGCCAGTCGCGGGAGTCGATCAGCTGGAGCAGGCCGGCGCCGTAGGTGCCGGGGCGGGAGCCGAAGATACGGGTGGTGGCCCGGCGCTCGTCGCCGTGCTCCGCCAGGTCGGCCCGGACGTGCGCGCGCACGTGGTTGACCTCGGCCGGCTCGTCGAGCGAGGCCGCGAGGCGGACGGCGTCGTCCAGCAGCCCGATGGTGTGCGGGAAGGCGTCCCGGAAGAAGCCCGAGATGCGCAGGGTGACGTCGATGCGCGGGCGGCCCAGCTCCTCGTGCGGGACGGCCTCCACACCGGTCACCCGGCGCGAGGCGTCGTCCCAGACGGGGCGGACGCCGAGCAGCGCCAGGGCCTCGGCCACGTCGTCGCCCGCGGTGCGCATGGCGCTCGTGCCCCACAGGGACAGCCCGACGGACGTCGGCCACTCGCCGTTGTCGGTGCGGTAGCGCTCCAGGAGCGAGTCGGCGAGGGCCTGGCCGGTCTCCCAGGCGAGCCGGGAGGGGACGGCCTTGGGGTCGACGGAGTAGAAGTTGCGGCCGGTCGGCAGGACGTTGACCAGACCGCGCAGCGGCGAGCCGGAGGGACCCGCCGGCACGAATCCGCCGGCCAGCGCGTGCACGGCGTGGTCGAGTTCGGCGGTGGTGCCGGCCAGCCGCGGGACGACCTCGCGGGCGGCGAACTCCAGCACGGCGGCGACCTGTTCGCCGTGCTCGGCCGGGACGGCGGCCGGGTTCCAGTCCGCGTCCTCCATCGCCTGGACGAGGGCCCGGGCCCGGGCCTCCGCCTCGTCGGCCGTGGTGCGGGTCGCGGCGGACTCGTCGAGGCCGAGTGCCTCGCGCAGGCCGGGCAGGGCGGTGGCGCCGCCCCAGATCTGGCGGGCGCGCAGGATCGCGAGGACGAGGTTGACGCGGTCGCCGCCGGCCGGCGGGTTGCCGAGGACGTGCAGGCCGTCGCGGATCTGGGCGTCCTTGACCTCGCAGAGCCAGCCGTCGACGTGCAGCAGGAAGTCGTCGAAGCCGTCGTCGTCGGGACGGTCGGCGAGGCCGAGGTCGTGGTCGAGCTTGGCGGCCTGGATGAGGGTCCAGATCTGGGCGCGGATCGCCGGCAGCTTCGCCGGGTCCATGGATGCGATCTGGGCGTACTCGTCGAGGAGTTGCTCGAGCCGCGCGATGTCGCCGTAGGAGTCGGCGCGGGCCATCGGCGGGACGAGGTGGTCGACGAGGGTGGCGTGCGCGCGGCGCTTGGCCTGGGTGCCCTCGCCCGGGTCGTTGACCAGGAAGGGGTAGACCAGGGGCAGGTCGCCGAGAGCGGCGTCGGGGCCGCAGGCGGCGGACAGGCCGGCGTTCTTGCCGGGCAGCCACTCCAGGTTGCCGTGCTTGCCGAGGTGGATCATCGCGTCGGCGCCGAAGCCGCCGTCCTCGGTCCGCGCGGCGATCCAGCGGTAGGCGGCCAGGTAGTGGTGCGAGGGCGGCAGGTCCGGGTCGTGGTAGATGGCGATCGGGTTCTCGCCGAAGCCGCGCGGGGGCTGGATGAGGATCAGCAGGTTCCCGAAGCGCAGGGCGGCGAGGACGATGTCGCCCTGCGGGTTGCGGCTGCGGTCGACGAACATCTCGCCGGGCGGCGGGCCCCAGTGCTCCTCGACGGACGTGCGCAGCTCCTCGGGCAGCGCGGCGAACCAGCGGCGGTAGTCCGCCGCCGGGATCCGCACCGGGTTGCGCGCCAGCTGCTCCTCGGTGAGCCAGTCCTGGTCGTGGCCGCCCGCCTCGATGAGCGCCCGGATCAGCTCGTCGCCGTCGCCGGAGGCCAGCCCCGGCACCTCGGCGTCCGTCCCGAAGTCGTAGCCCTCCTCGCGCAGTCGGCGCAGCAGCGCGACGGCACTGGCGGGGGTGTCCAGTCCGACCGCGTTGCCGATGCGGGAGTGCTTGGTGGGATAGGCGGAGAGGACGAGCGCGAGACGCTTGTCGGCCGGCGGGATGTGGCGCAGCCGGGCATGGCGTACGGCGATGCCGGCGACACGGGCCGCCCGTTCGGGGTCGGCGACGTAGGCGGGCAGTCCGTCGGCGTCGATCTCCTTGAAGGAGAACGGGACGGTGATCAGCCGGCCGTCGAACTCCGGGACGGCGATCTGTCCGGCCGCGTCCAGCGGGGAGACGCCTTCGTCGCTCGTCTCCCAGTCGCTCCGTGAGGAGGTCAGGCACAGTGCCTGAAGGATCGGGACGTCCAGGGAGGTCAGCGCGCCCGCGTCCCAGGACTCGTCGTCGCCGCCCGCCGAGGCCTCCGCGGGGCGGGTGCCGCCCGCGGCGAGCACCGTGGCGACGATCGCGTCGGCGGCCCGCAGTTCCTCGATCAGTTCCGGCTCGGGGGCGCGCAGGGAGGCGACGTACAGCGGGAGCGCCCGGGCGCCGGACGCCTCGACGGCGTCGCACAGGGCGTGCACGAAGGCGGTGTTGCCGCTCATGTGATGGGCCCGGTAGTACAGCACGGCGATCGTCGGGACCCCGGGGGCGTCGGCCCGCGCCGGCCGCTCCAGCGGACCCCAGGTGGGGGCGGACGCCGGGGCGTCGAAACCGTGGCCGGTGAGCAGGACCGTGTCGGAGAGGAAACGGGCGAGCTGCTCCAGGTTGGCCGGGCCGCCGTGGGCGAGATAGGCGTGGGCCTCGGCGGCGATGCCGACGGGAACCGTGGAGGCGGCCATCAGCTGGGCGTCGGGGGCCTGTTCACCGGTCAGGACGACGACCGGGCGGCCGTCGGCGAGCAGCAGGTCGAGGCCGTCCTGCCAGGCGCGCACCCCGCCGAGGAGGCGTACGACGACGAGGTCGGCGCCGTCGAGGAGCGCGGGAAGGTCGTCGAGGACCAGCCGGGCCGGGTTGGCGAAGCGGTACGGGACCGGGCCGGCTGCGGCACGGGCGCTCAGCAGGTCGGTGTCGGACGTCGACAGCAGAAGGATCATGGGGCGTCGGCCTTCCTCGGGGTGTCCGCGCCCCGGGCGGTGTCGGACGGCGGGAGTTCCTGACTCGCCCGGCTTCTGAGGGCCGGGCTCACAGTGGCGGGACCGCGCCGGATTCGCACCGGGCTTCCTCCCCTGTCGCCGTCGTGGCGTCGGCGGACCGGATGATCCACCGCAGAGCATAGTAAGGGGCGGGGGAAGAGGGCACAGGCATACCTCCCAGGTGGACGTGGGTATGCTCGCCGCCATGTCCTCGGCTGACCTCCGTCCAACATCCCAGGCCACAGCGGTCTCACGGGACCGCGGTGACGCCTGCCCCGGGGCGTTGCGACTGCACGCGGCGGACGACGGGGCGTTGGCCCGGGTCCGGGTGCCCGGCGGGGTGCTGAGCGTCCGTCAGACCGAAGCGCTGGGCGAGGCCGCCGGGCGGCTGGGCGACGGGGAGATCCATCTGACCTCGCGCGGCAACGTGCAGTTGCGGGGCCTCGCGGACGGCTGCGGCGCGGAGCTCGCCGTCCTGCTGGACGCGGCCGGACTGCTGCCCTCCCCCGGGCACGAGCGGGTGCGCAACATCGTCGCCTCGCCGTTGTCCGGCCTGGACGGACGCGGCCTGCACGACGTCCGGCCCTGGCTGTCGGATCTCGACGCGGCGCTGTGCGGGAGCGGACCGGCGCGGGAGCTGTCGGGCCGGTTCCTGTTCGCCCTGGACGACGGGCGCGGGGACGTCGCCGGGCTCGGCGCCGACGTGACGCTGCGGGCCACCGGCGACGGCGGCGCGGTGCTCGATCCGGCTGCGGTGCGGGTGTCCGCGCAGGACGCGCCGCGGGCCGCGCTGCTGGCGGCCGAGACGTTCCTGGAAGCCGTACGGGAGTCCGGCGGCGGAGTCTGGCGGGTGGCCGAACTCGTTCTGTCCGGAGGCGAGTTGGCGGAGCGGGTGCGTCACCGTCTGGACGCCGAGGGCATCGGCCGGTCGCCCGTGACGGAAGTCGCCGCCGCCGCGGTCGCACAGGGGCCCCCGCCCGGTGTCGTCGGCGACGCCCTGTCCGCGCACGTGCCGCTCGGGCGGCTCTCCGCCCGCCAGTGGCGGGAGTTGACGCGGGTCGCCGGGACCGAGCTGCGGCTGACCCCGTGGCGCGGAGTCGTCGTCCCGGTGCCGGACCAGGCCCCACGGCAGCGGGCCGAGTCGCTCGTGCGGCTCGCCGCGGCCGGTCTCATCACCGATCCGGCCTCGCCCTGGCCGCGGGTCGGCGCGTGCGTCGGACGGCCGGGGTGTGGCAAATCCCACGCCGACGTCCGGGCCGACGCGGCCGACACTGTCGACGCGGCCGGCGCCTGCCCCCTCCCGCTGTACTGGTCCGGCTGCGAACGGCGCTGCGGACACCCCCACGGCGACCGGATCGACGTGGTCGCCTCCGCCGACGGCGGCTACCGGCTGTCCGCGGTGCGGTCGGGCCGTCCGACGCGCACCGCACCGATGACCGACACCGACCACCTCGCCGCCGCCCTGGCGGCGATCACCTCATGAGCCGTACCACCATCGAGAGCAGCGAGACGAACACCGTGAGCAGCTACGACTACGAGAAGGACGGAGCGGCCATCTACCGCCGGTCCTTCGCCACCATCCGCGCGGAGTCCGACCTCGAAGGACTGCCCGCCGACGTCAGCCAGGTCGCGGTCCGGATGATCCACGCCTGCGGGATGGTCGACCTCGTACACGACCTGGCGTACACGCCGTCCGTCGTGGCCCGCGCCCGCGAGGCCCTGCGGGCCGGCGCGCCGATCTTCACCGACGTGCAGATGGTGGCCAGCGGGGTGACCCGACGTCGGCTGCCCGCCGCCAACGACGTGCTGTGCACGCTGTCCGACCCGAGCGTGCCGGAGCTGGCGGCGCGGCAGGGCACCACGCGCACCGCCGCCGCGCTGGAGCTGTGGCGGGACCGGCTCGAGGGCTCGGTGGTCGCCGTCGGCAACGCGCCCACCGCCCTCTTCCGGCTGCTGGAGATGATCGAGGAGGGCGCGCCCCGGCCCGCCGCCGTGATCGGCGCGCCGGTCGGGTTCATCGGCGCGGCCGAGTCCAAGGACGCCCTGGCGGCGAACACGCTCGGCCTGGAGTACCTGGTGGTGCGCGGACGCCGTGGCGGCAGCGCCATCGCGGCCGCCGCGCTCAACGCGATCGCGAGCGAGGAAGAATGAGCGGCAAGCTGTACGGCGTCGGGCTCGGCCCCGGCGACCCGTCCCTGATGACCGTACGGGCCGTCGAGGTGATCGGCGAGGCGGACGTGATCGCGTATCACAGCGCGCGGCACGGCCGGTCCATCGCCCGCTCGATCGCGGCGAAGCACCTGCGCGCCGACCACGTCGAGGAGCGGCTGGTCTACCCGGTCACCACGGAGACCACCGACCACCCGGGCGGCTACCAGGGCGCCATGGACGAGTTCTACGCCGAGGCGGCCGCCCGGCTGGCCGTGCATCTCGACGCGGGTCGCACGGTCGCGGTGCTCGCCGAGGGCGATCCGCTGTTCTACGGCTCCTACATGCACATGCACAAGCGGCTCGCCGACCGTTACGAGACCGAGGTCGTCCCCGGTGTCACGTCGGTGTCCGCCGCCGCCGCCCGGCTGGGCGCCCCGCTCGCCGAGGGCGAGGAGGTGCTGACGGTGCTGCCGGGCACGCTGCCCGAGGAAGAGCTCACCGCGCGGCTCGCCGCCACCGACGTGGCCGTCGTGATGAAGCTCGGCCGCACCTTCCCCAAGGTGCGGCGCGCCCTGGAGGCCGCGGGACGGCTGGACGAGGCGCGGTACGTGGAGCGGGCCACGATGAGCGGGGAGCGGACCGGCGAACTGGCCGACGTGGACCCGGAGTCGGTGCCCTACTTCTCGGTGGCCGTGCTGCCCAGCCGGGTCGACGCCGAGCGTCCCGTGCGGCCCCTCGGGGACGTCGTGGTGGTCGGCACCGGCCCCGCCGGCCCGTTGTGGCTGACGCCCGAGACCCGGGCCGCGCTGGCCGCCGCCGACGATCTGGTGGGCTACACCACGTACCTCGACCGGGTGCCCGTGCGGCCCGGACAGCTGCGGCACGGCAGCGACAACCGGGTGGAGTCCGAACGCGCCGAGTTCGCGCTGCAGCTGGCGCAGCGCGGGCGGCGGGTGGCCGTCGTCTCCGGCGGCGACCCGGGGGTGTTCGCGATGGCGACCGCCGTCCTGGAGGCCGCCTCGCAGCCCGAGTACGCGGACGTGCCGGTGCGGGTGCTGCCGGGGGTGACCGCCGCCAACGCAGCCGCCGCCCGCGCGGGCGCCCCGCTCGGCCACGATTACGCCACCATCTCCCTCTCCGACCGGCTCAAGCCGTGGGAGGTGATCGCCGATCGGCTGCGCGCGGCGGCCTCGGCGGACCTGGTGCTGGCCCTGTACAACCCGGGCTCGCACAGCCGCACCTGGCAGGTGGGCAAGGCGCGCGAGCTGCTGCTGGAGCACCGGGCGCCGGACACCCCGGTGGTGGTCGCGCGCGACGTCGGCGGCCCCGGCGAGCGGGTGCGGATCGTGCGGCTGGCCGATCTGGACCCCGCCGTGGTCGACATGCGGACGATCCTGCTGGTGGGCTCCTCACAGACCCGGGCCGTGCGGCGGGGGGACGGCGAGCAGATCGTCTGGACCCCCCGCCGGTACCCCGAGGCGTGAGCGTGGGCGGCGCCGGGCGACCGGCGCCGCCGCGGCCGTCAGGGGCGGGGACGCCACCCTGCGCGGACGTCGGCGGCACAGGCGTGAGCAGGGCAGCCGGCACGGGCGGGGACGCCACCAGCACGGGCGCCGGGGACGAGGACGCCACCCGCACGGACGGCAACGGCGAGGACGCCTCCCACACGGACGGCACGGGCTCGGGCGTGAGGCCAAGGCATCAGGGGCCGGGTCCCCTCCCGTGTGGACGGCAGGGGCGGGACGTGAGAACGGCGGGACGTCAGGGGCGGGCGGCGAGGCGCTCCGCCACCCAGCGGGCCGCCTGCTCGGGTTCCTCCACCTCGGGCACGCCCTCGGGGACGGCCGGCCGCCGGACCACGACCACGGGCAGCCCGGCCTCACGGGCCGCGGTCAGCTTCGGCGCGGTCGCCGCTCCTCCGCTGTCCTTCGTCACCACGACGTCGATGCGGTGGCGGCGCAGCAGCTCACGCTCCCCGTCCAGGCTGAAGGGGCCGCGGTCGAGCAGGATCTCGCAGTGCGGCGGGCGCGGGGCCTCGGGCGCGTCGACGGACCGCACGAGGAACCACGGTCCGTCCAGGGCGGCGAACGCGGGCAGGCCCATCCGTCCCGTGGTGAGGAACACGCGGCGGCCGAGCGCGGGCAGCAGCCGCGCCGCGTGCTCCAGGGAGTCGGCCTCGTGCCAGCGGTCGCCCTCGACGGGGACCCAGCCGGGGCGGCGCAGGGCGAGCAGGGGAACATGGGCGGTGGCGGCGGACCGTGCCGCGTGGAAGCTGATGGTCCCGGCGAAGGGGTGGGTGGCGTCGATGAGCGCGTCGACGGCCCGCTCGCGCAACCAGGCCGTCAGCCCTTCGGTCCCGCCGAAGCCACCGACGCGGACCTCGCCCGGCGGCAGCCGGGGACTGGCCACCCGTCCGGCCAGGGAGCTGGTCAGCTCCAGGCCGGGCGTGCCGTGCAGCAACTCGGCGAGGCGGCGGGCCTCCGTGGTTCCGCCGAGAATCAGTACGTGCACGAGAGTCCGGATCCGATCATGAGCAGTGACGTGGCAGGCGCGGGCGACCCGAAGGGCGGCCGCGGCGCACAACTCAAGCACACCGGGCTGCGGCCGGGCTGGACGACCGGCGCCTGTGCGACGGCGGCCACCACGGCCGCCTACACCGCCCTGCTGACCGGCGGGTTCCCCGACCCGGTGACGATCACGCTGCCGAAGGGGCAGACGCCGGCGTTCGCCCTGGCGGCCGAGGAGCTGACGGACGAGCACGCCATGGCCGGGATCGTGAAGGACGCCGGCGACGATCCGGACGTCACGCACGGGGCGCTGGTCCGGGCCACGGTGCGGTTGCTGCCGGCCGGTTCCGGGGTGGTGTTCCGGGCGGGGCCCGGCGTGGGCACGGTCACCCTTGCCGGCCTGCCCCTGCCGGTCGGGGAGCCCGCCGTCAACCCGGTCCCGCGCCAGATGATGCGCGACCACGTGGCCGAGGTGGCGGCCCGGCACGGCGGTGCCGGGGAC
The window above is part of the Streptomyces sp. NBC_00425 genome. Proteins encoded here:
- a CDS encoding cobalt-precorrin-6A reductase; translation: MHVLILGGTTEARRLAELLHGTPGLELTSSLAGRVASPRLPPGEVRVGGFGGTEGLTAWLRERAVDALIDATHPFAGTISFHAARSAATAHVPLLALRRPGWVPVEGDRWHEADSLEHAARLLPALGRRVFLTTGRMGLPAFAALDGPWFLVRSVDAPEAPRPPHCEILLDRGPFSLDGERELLRRHRIDVVVTKDSGGAATAPKLTAAREAGLPVVVVRRPAVPEGVPEVEEPEQAARWVAERLAARP